acaaaaaccccccaCAGCTACTCAtagggagggatggaggagagcagATGGAAGGAAACCAAGAAACAGAGTACAGCAACATGTTGTTACCTTTAGGGCTATGAGCTGATCTGCCCACATTTCTATAGTGAGTGGAAGGTGCTCAAATCCACATCCCTGTCCATTCTCTTTAATGTAATTTTGCACTGGCCCTTTGCTGGGCCGGAATATTAATGGAGGAGCTCTTGGGCTTTGCAAAATAGAATCAATATGGGACAAAACCTTCAAGAACAAATAACAAATGTTATTGCTTAAATATGTatgataaaaatacataaaatcaCTCTCTATCAAAGTCATGACTGTCTAAAATTAAGTCATAAATAGCTCCAATATTACTATTGACAAATTTTACACAATCATTCAACATGCTTCAACAGCCAACAGACTCAAAGATTTCAACACATACTAGCTAGAAGATAAGTGAAAGTAATGCAAGTATGTACTTCCCTTTGAGGGATAGTTAACATTTATCCACTCCAGGCATTGAAAATTCCACAGTTTACAGTTTGCTGAGTTTTATTGTATTTAGGCTttttaattagaagaaaaataaaggccaCTGGCACCCAAGATCTTGAACAAATCCCCTGTCCTGAACAGACTTCAGCTAAATCACATTTACCAGCCTAGTGTCTGCTGCCTTGATGTGTTTTCAGGTAGTTTACACTGAGACAGAACAAGAACCAGCCTACACTGGCTGCCAAATCCAGAACATGACTCATCTTGCACAAAGGATTTGATAGGCGTTCTTAGCCTCAGACCAGCACACTCCAGTTGACCCAGCTAAACAGAACACGTATAACATTTCATTGTAACAGTACTAGAAACATGCAGGACAGATACAATTTGGATACCTGCAAGTATTGCTGGCAAGCTGCCTGCAGTGGATCCACTCTGGTAACTCCCCCAgagtctttgttttcttcttttttttctccagtccTACTCCCTGAAAATCTGCACAAAAATACACACAGTGGGTCACACAAGCAGCCTTAGCAGGAGATGCTACCTTTTAACTTGATGGAAGAACCAGGTGTGTAGCACTTAAACATACAAAGTAAATATCCATGTTATGATGCTGGGCAATAGAATTCCATCAGACCCAAGTAACACAGATTGACAACAGAACACCTAATGCAAATATCATGCAAATATCATTAATGCAATATCATTAATTTATCTCAAGTCTCCAGGCTGAGGCTATGCCAGACTGCTTGCTGATTTAGAAGGGTTACTACTAGTTTTTCTGTTGCCAGAGTTCTACTATGGCTGAAGACCTAAAATCCAGAATTTTCTTCTAAAGGCTCAAATTCCAAGCTCAGTTGTTATCCCCTTCTGCTGGAACATCTTTCCTGGCTTATTATACAAAGTTCACTACTGCTTTTCATCTAAATGATACCTACTGCACGGGAGAATAGGCAATTTAAATATACACAACATGTCTATTTCTTTTCAAGTTTAAGTGATGTCTTTTTCAGGCTATAAAATATTTAGCATTCGGTATACACATGGACAAATGACTAAGTGAAATTACAGATAAAAGCACTTTGTTAGTACTAGAACTTTTATGTGTTCCATGTATTTCCTTagcaatatttcagaaaaaaaagccagtcaATTTCTAAGAATAACATGGACATAACTTCAGTAGCTGCAACATTTTGCCAACTCACACTTTCACATTTATAATCCATAAGGAAACTAATATCTTCCTTTACAGCTTATGGAAGCAGCAAACACCAAAGATGGTCCTGTACATATTGCCAGCAAAAGAACTCAAATCAAATCCAGAAAGacaacatgaaataaaaaaccccacactgctGTGCCCCCATATGGAGACCCTGCCATCATTTCAGAAACAGAGGGCTTTAGAGGTCCAGCAGCACTTGATGCCCATAACCAGGCTCCAAAGAATGCTGATAAGGCACATGCTGTATAAGCTACTCTCTACATTCCAGGCTGCAGAGTAACCTTGCCTTCAGATATCCAGAGGATTCATGAAAAGTCCCTGAAAGAACATACTTactgggcagttttctttaaagCTTTCTGTAGTTTCTTCACTTGGTGCTTGTAAAATTTCAATTCCTGTGCAGTTGGCCTACTAGACAGAAAAAGTACAATGTTATATGTCTTGCATTGGAAGGTATCTATAAAATTCATCCAagcaaaaaagtaaaaaaagctTTGCCAGCACCAAAAGTCATTCTGGAAATTAAATTCTGCTACATTTCTACATGACAACAGCAATAAAGAGCAAACTAACCATTAGCAGCTGTTATTAACTGTGTAGGGAAAAGAGCGTGGCTGTTGCTGCCATATCTCATTTCTTTGATCACAGATTTCACACTTTACTTTTACAATTGCTGGTGCTTTGTAAAGCAAAGTCTACTGAAATGGCCTTACAAAGGATGATACTTATCCTTTCTCACCTTATTTCCAAGTTTTTCTTGAGATTTATATTTTCAAGCAAAAGCTGTTCATTCTTGGCTTTTGTTTCAGTAAGCTGCTTCTGGAAAGACTGCAACATAGACTGGGTTATTGCTTTTATTGCCCTCATTTCATAATGAACAAGCTCCAACAATTTAAAGCATGTGCGTGTTAAGAAAGGTTCCCTATTTCCTGGACAGCAAAACAGCATGGATGAGGACTCAGATGACTGAGACCAAAAGCCGGGTGCATTAGACCCCAGGTGGAGCACTGTGACTAAAGGAGGTCTGTGTAACCCTCAGCAGACTCACAACATTTCACTGAATCTTTGCACAAGGACAGGGAACTCTGCACACAGAGGTTACAAGTTCAGAAGACATGACAAGAACAAGGGACAGAAAACAAGCATGTTTATGTTTCTACGTAGCTCTTGAAGGGTTACCGTTGAGAGATCTGCACTGACTTATTCTTGGCAGTTCCATACCATGAGCAGTGCTTTGTAATTAGGAGTAGCATCTAGATTTAAGAActcttccttgtttttcacTTCTGTCTGCACCTCATCTTCATCTTTTTTATATTGCCTATTGGGAGAAATAAATTGGTTCAACTCAGTGCAGTTCATTTAGCTCAAAAATTTAAGTTGGTTTAGTTAGCAGCTATGTATGATAATAATGTTTGCATAAACTACCAAATAAATAGAATAGATATTCTGCCCTAAGATTCCTGCTCTAATTTCTGGGAAAGCTGTTTCATATGCTAATGAAATGCACTTATCCACAGGAGAAACTCCAGTACAAGCAAATCCCATTTCAGTTTTGTCAACAGTAATCTCAAGCTATAGGAATATCTCAGGTATTTGTTTGTTGCTTTGTGCCATGCAGGCAATGGGATAGAGTGAAAAACTTTAGTTTTGGGAGCACAGCTAATGCAGTAATTCTGCCTGTGAACAATGGCaaaagagaaaggggaagaaaaagaaagaaagcaagaaagacaGACTTATAGTTCAAGTATCTGAATACCCCAAGCCTCCTAACTGTTGTGGTCTTCTGACTGAGAAGCTGCTTAGCCTGACTGCCAGTTATTGTctggaaaaatttaaattttcatgaCCATTATAACCCTTTGCTATTTCTTACACGCTAATGATACCTGGAGCACTGAATTTTTACCACTATAAGATGTAAGAACAGGAAGGGCTAAAAAATTTTTGAACAGTAGAACCACAGGGCATTCAATGAGACCTACCTCAGCTCCTTTTTAATCTGACTAATTTGAGATTCATAATAGTCAATTAGACAAAGGTacctgaagaaaggaaaaatgttaattttgaaTGTCAGATATTCTCACAAAACTCATACTGTGACAACCCAGAGGAACAGGTCAGCTTGCACAGCTGCACTGCACTTTGGAAGCGGCTGCTCCAAACAGTGGAGTTTCTCTCATACCAGACAACCATGGGCACACTTTGCCAAAATGGAAAAGTAGACACATTGAATCTGTACTAGTTTAGAAGCAGCGAAATATCCAATAGGAGAAAAAAGTTAAATCTGCCCACCAGCATCCTCATCTTATGCTTGTAGTTACCCAGCAAGATTATCAGAGAGGCACAATCAAAATAAAGTGTCTTGAGCACTCTGAGATTGTCTGATTTGGAGAGACAGATGAGAGAGGACAGGGAACCAAATTCAGTGATCCTTTCTCTGATACAGTGAGGGCTCAGGGAAAAAGCTGAGCACACACAATCCCTCTTAAAAGCTTTCCAGGTAAACATTGCTGGCTGGGCCtagaaagatgattttttatCAGCACAATAAAGCAATGGCTACCTGAAGCCTAGGAACAGGCAAATGTCTGAATGTAGCAGAGCTGTGGAAATCCTACTAGCAAGAGACACAGCCTCGTGACACTTTGGGAACTTACCCAAAAGTACTTGGAAGCTTAAAAGCAAGCCTGCAGTCAGCAGTTGCAAACATCACTTCCCAAACTTGGAAAGGCTCTTCTGTAAGAGGCTAAGGATGGTGTTTGCTGGGgagtttgttcatttttaatttacattttaaaatgttagaaTCCCAGGATGAGATCATCCTAGCCAACACTGCAGCTACAGAGCAGAATGAATCATTCCCTTCCCTTTGCTGACATCTAGTGTGGGCAGTGGGtggcaatttttaaatttctgccaTGGATTTACCTGGCTTACagtttcacaaaagaaaaatatcactgcATTGATGTACCTTCACAAGAATTCATATTTTGTCTTGTACTCCTAAAGGCTCCagattattcttttttccccatataAATATCAAGAAGcattacattaaaatatgtttcttcATTTAATGTTGCAGGGattcagcagcagaagagaatcACTTACCGCCGATCCAGGACAGACTTGGGAGCTCTTTTGCAAAACtgacaaaacattttgttttgagtATCAGCtcgctgctgctcctccctcccaactctgctcagctccttctgcaagTGGGCAATGATCTCCTCCTGTTcttgcagcttttcctgctgctgttggtaTTTTACCTGTGAACAGGCAATGGGAGCGTTACTGAATTGTTCTGACCCACAAGCTGACTGTACTGTACAAGCCCAGCTACACACTTGGAACCAAGGAAAAGGAGCACTTGGATTTTAGCCGTGCTGAAGATACAGTGGAAGAGGGATGcagatatttttctaaataatttctatAAAATTCTGCATAGTTTGAAAGTACTTAGCTATAAACAGTGTACTAACCCTATAACCCAAGGTTCATGTTTATTTAGATCAGCGTAAATATTTTGAGATCTTTTGTAAGTGAAAGGTTTGAATCCTCAGGCAGCACTATCTGAATTACCCGCGAAGCCTGTTGCTCTTTTTGAAGTTCCTTGACTTGGTTCTGTTGCTGGCATGCTTTAGCTATTGTTTCATCTTCCAGCTGACAAATTTTGGCCTTAATGTTTTTCACCACATTCTCCAAATCATTAGCCCGTTGCTCTTGCCGAGATGCCCGACCTTGTTCCAGTCGTACCACGTctctgaaaaaacaaatgaatCCTTGCTTTTAACTTAAACTCATTTTACTACAGACACTGCAGGAAGCACACGCCTGACATTATGTGCTGACCTTTGATAACAACCTGTGGCAGCATGGGTACAGTATGGGAAATACACTGATatgagaagaagcagcagatgaaACAACAGAAGAGCTTGAAAGGAACTGGAACAACATTGCTGCATATTGAACAATAACCTCAGGGAAAAGGTCTTAGGCCTCTGGTGAGATAAGATCTCCACCAGGCTGGAGATGCAATACTCCAATACTGATAAACTTTCACTCTGCAGGTAAATTCCTTCCACTGCCTTACCTAAGACATCGATTTGCCTCCATAAGTCCCTGCATCACCTTCTGCTGTCGCTCAGTGTCTTCCACCAGCGTTTTTATTGCAAGTCTTATTCCTTGAGAAGACTGATGGTCTAGGACAATCATATCTGGAGATACAAAACATAAGCAAAGTCACAATGAAAGGGTTTGAACAGCCAAAGAAGATTTGCCTGTTTGCTGCCACTAGGAAGTGACAGCTTTGGAGATGCCTGATGAACTTATTGTTACTATTTCCAAACACAACAATTACATTTCCTTACCTGATGTATCTCTGCAGCTTTGGGGGGCAGCGATATTCACAGGTTTCAACCCATGACGCATTAATATCCTGTTTAGGTTTTCCcactctgccttctcctgctgcattgggagaaagggaaaaagaggcaGAAACCGGAGTTCTTCACTTTGGCTGTGCAGCAGAAGGTACCAAATGTCCACAAACTAAagcaaaccaaccccaaacccccaagaGGCCACTACAGGAGGGCTTGTGAGAAGCTCCAATAGGATCTGCAAAGCACATTGGGGAAAAGCGTACTTAACACCACACAGCATGATTAGTTTTCCTGATCCCTACTTGAAAGCAGAATACGTGCAATGAGTTAAATTCGCCTCTTTAGGAACCCCACACCACCGGCCCTCGGCTCCCTCCAACGCACCCGGGGCGCGGAGGCCCCGCCGCGAGCGGAGCCCTcagggaggcggcggcggctctGGGGGTTCACGGACTGCTGCACCGCGTTTTGTCCCGCTCCAACCACCCAGCAGCGACACCCAGGGCCAGCAGAGTACCTCGGTCATGGCGAGGGCCGTAGGGCGGGAGAGGGGCCGCTCTCAGGCCCCGGAGCCGCTCgggcgggagcggagcggcgggagcggcgggcgggggggccGCGGGGCGGCGCTGCGCGGGCGCCGCCATTTTGCGGCGCGGGAGGCGAGGGGAGGAGACCGGGCGGAGGTAGGAGCGGGGACGCGGCGGGAGCtgcgcggggcgcggggctaataaaaacaaaaaataaagacaggaagaaatggAACACAGCTCGTTGCTGGCGGTAACGGTGGGGGCAGATCTGCCGTCCTCGGAGCTCATGCATTTCCCGGTATGCCACCCCGCGATGAGCGCTGCCGGGATTAGGTGGATGGTCTGGGAGCCGTAATCCCAGCCTGGTTTTCAGAACGAGCCCTTCCGTGTAAAGGAGTAAATACCGCCTCGGGCTGCTGAGTGAATAGAGGCGGTGGGTGCAGCGCTGCTGCGTGTCCCTGGTTCGGAGCAGGGGGCcgctccctcctgcagcagcgcTCGCCTTTCCCTTGGGACGAGGTGGGATCCGCTGGCCTTCAGTTCAGCGAACACCCCTGGCCTAGAGTCCGCGTTCGGGCTTGGTGTAAAATAAACGTCTATCGCTTCATTACCGtgatttgaggggaaaaaataaaaaaaggaatttgtgtGTTCTGGGATGCCTCCTAACGCTTTCAGCATTGATCCCAAGTGATGCCTAAACCCCACGCCGCAGGATTGCGGCCTGCCCGGGGTGAAGAAGGCTCCGGGCTGTCCGGGACACCTCTTCtggcatctcctgctgcccGAGGCCGCCCCTTGTGCTGATCCTGCCGGGGACACGCGGGTCTGGGCCGAGCCTGCTCCTcgcagcagaggagggaaataTTCCCTGCCTGACTCCCACCGTGTGCCCGGGGATGCCGCCTTCACAGGAACCAGAAACTTCAGGAGCGGCCAAAACAATCTCCTCAGCAT
This genomic interval from Motacilla alba alba isolate MOTALB_02 chromosome 7, Motacilla_alba_V1.0_pri, whole genome shotgun sequence contains the following:
- the CEP70 gene encoding centrosomal protein of 70 kDa isoform X2, coding for MTEQEKAEWENLNRILMRHGLKPVNIAAPQSCRDTSDMIVLDHQSSQGIRLAIKTLVEDTERQQKVMQGLMEANRCLRDVVRLEQGRASRQEQRANDLENVVKNIKAKICQLEDETIAKACQQQNQVKELQKEQQASRVKYQQQQEKLQEQEEIIAHLQKELSRVGREEQQRADTQNKMFCQFCKRAPKSVLDRRYLCLIDYYESQISQIKKELRQYKKDEDEVQTEVKNKEEFLNLDATPNYKALLMSFQKQLTETKAKNEQLLLENINLKKNLEIRPTAQELKFYKHQVKKLQKALKKTAQFSGSRTGEKKEENKDSGGVTRVDPLQAACQQYLQVLSHIDSILQSPRAPPLIFRPSKGPVQNYIKENGQGCGFEHLPLTIEMWADQLIALKDLHRSLRKLSLELLPWNTKDPQDNRDSIRVEDLQLIVDAILEELEHKEKNSQTQSLQTLSAIVSHFQKLFDVNSLNGVYPRMNEVYIKLGEMTNAMRNLHELLELDSSAPPTVVVNTVGKLCDIINKNVTEQVQQLLGTQDIHSIINKLEEHECFFPPFQALIQDLLCLLEISNMDDILPAVQNLKWGAGYG
- the CEP70 gene encoding centrosomal protein of 70 kDa isoform X4, whose amino-acid sequence is MTEQEKAEWENLNRILMRHGLKPVNIAAPQSCRDTSDMIVLDHQSSQGIRLAIKTLVEDTERQQKVMQGLMEANRCLRDVVRLEQGRASRQEQRANDLENVVKNIKAKICQLEDETIAKACQQQNQVKELQKEQQASRVKYQQQQEKLQEQEEIIAHLQKELSRVGREEQQRADTQNKMFCQFCKRAPKSVLDRRQYKKDEDEVQTEVKNKEEFLNLDATPNYKALLMSFQKQLTETKAKNEQLLLENINLKKNLEISRPTAQELKFYKHQVKKLQKALKKTAQFSGSRTGEKKEENKDSGGVTRVDPLQAACQQYLQVLSHIDSILQSPRAPPLIFRPSKGPVQNYIKENGQGCGFEHLPLTIEMWADQLIALKDLHRSLRKLSLELLPWNTKDPQDNRDSIRVEDLQLIVDAILEELEHKEKNSQTQSLQTLSAIVSHFQKLFDVNSLNGVYPRMNEVYIKLGEMTNAMRNLHELLELDSSAPPTVVVNTVGKLCDIINKNVTEQVQQLLGTQDIHSIINKLEEHECFFPPFQALIQDLLCLLEISNMDDILPAVQNLKWGAGYG
- the CEP70 gene encoding centrosomal protein of 70 kDa isoform X3; amino-acid sequence: MRHGLKPVNIAAPQSCRDTSDMIVLDHQSSQGIRLAIKTLVEDTERQQKVMQGLMEANRCLRDVVRLEQGRASRQEQRANDLENVVKNIKAKICQLEDETIAKACQQQNQVKELQKEQQASRVKYQQQQEKLQEQEEIIAHLQKELSRVGREEQQRADTQNKMFCQFCKRAPKSVLDRRYLCLIDYYESQISQIKKELRQYKKDEDEVQTEVKNKEEFLNLDATPNYKALLMSFQKQLTETKAKNEQLLLENINLKKNLEISRPTAQELKFYKHQVKKLQKALKKTAQFSGSRTGEKKEENKDSGGVTRVDPLQAACQQYLQVLSHIDSILQSPRAPPLIFRPSKGPVQNYIKENGQGCGFEHLPLTIEMWADQLIALKDLHRSLRKLSLELLPWNTKDPQDNRDSIRVEDLQLIVDAILEELEHKEKNSQTQSLQTLSAIVSHFQKLFDVNSLNGVYPRMNEVYIKLGEMTNAMRNLHELLELDSSAPPTVVVNTVGKLCDIINKNVTEQVQQLLGTQDIHSIINKLEEHECFFPPFQALIQDLLCLLEISNMDDILPAVQNLKWGAGYG
- the CEP70 gene encoding centrosomal protein of 70 kDa isoform X1; amino-acid sequence: MTEQEKAEWENLNRILMRHGLKPVNIAAPQSCRDTSDMIVLDHQSSQGIRLAIKTLVEDTERQQKVMQGLMEANRCLRDVVRLEQGRASRQEQRANDLENVVKNIKAKICQLEDETIAKACQQQNQVKELQKEQQASRVKYQQQQEKLQEQEEIIAHLQKELSRVGREEQQRADTQNKMFCQFCKRAPKSVLDRRYLCLIDYYESQISQIKKELRQYKKDEDEVQTEVKNKEEFLNLDATPNYKALLMSFQKQLTETKAKNEQLLLENINLKKNLEISRPTAQELKFYKHQVKKLQKALKKTAQFSGSRTGEKKEENKDSGGVTRVDPLQAACQQYLQVLSHIDSILQSPRAPPLIFRPSKGPVQNYIKENGQGCGFEHLPLTIEMWADQLIALKDLHRSLRKLSLELLPWNTKDPQDNRDSIRVEDLQLIVDAILEELEHKEKNSQTQSLQTLSAIVSHFQKLFDVNSLNGVYPRMNEVYIKLGEMTNAMRNLHELLELDSSAPPTVVVNTVGKLCDIINKNVTEQVQQLLGTQDIHSIINKLEEHECFFPPFQALIQDLLCLLEISNMDDILPAVQNLKWGAGYG